The Bradyrhizobium barranii subsp. barranii genome segment TACATCCCGCTGAACACGCAGGACTTCCAGCCGGAACTTTCCAAGATCTCGTCGCAGAAGCCCGATGCGCTGTTCACGTTCATGCCGGGCGGCCTCGGCGTCAATCTCGTCAAGCAATACCGGCAGGCCGGCCTTGCCGACAGCATTCCGGTGCTCTCGGCTTTCACGGTGGATGAATCGACCTTGCCGGCGCAGCAGGATGCGGCCGTCGGCATGTTTGGCGGCGCGAACTGGGCGCCCAATCTCGACAATCCCCAGAACAAGAAGTTCGTCGCGGCCTATGAAGCCGCCTACAACGTCGTGCCCGGCACCTACGCTTTTCAGGCCTATGACGCCGCGATGCTGATCGACAGCGCGGTCAAGGCCGTGAAAGGCGATCTCTTGAACAAGGATGCGGTTGGGGCTGCGCTGAAGAAGGCCGACTTCACCTCTCTGCGCGGCGCCTTCAAGTTCAACACCAACGGCTATCCGATCCAGGATTTCTATCTGACCAAGGTCGCCAAGCGTGCGGACGGCAAGTTCCAGACCGAGATCGTTCAGAAAGTCTTTGAGAACTATGGCGACCGCTATGCCAAGGACTGCAAGGCGGCAAACTAAGCCGCACCGCATTACGGGAGGACTACAATGAAGAGCGAAATCACCGGCATCACGCGGGCTAATGAAGGGATCCAGGGCATTTCCTGGAACATCCTCGGCCAGACCTATGTGCCGAAGAGCAATACCGAGCACAGCTTCTCCTGGCACGCGACATTGCCGCCGGGCACATTCGTGCCGCCGCACATCCATCCCGACCAGGATGAGTATCTCTACATGCTCGAGGGCAAGCTTGACTTCGTGCTC includes the following:
- a CDS encoding ABC transporter substrate-binding protein produces the protein MKTQTTLAAAALLLGTAVSPSLAQEKIKLGVVVTLSGPAAALGQQVRDGFALAVKDLGGKMGGRDVEVIVADDELKPDAAVTKVKGLLERDKVDFVVGPIFSNILQAIHRPITESKTFLISPNAGPSTFAGKDCNPFFYVTSYQNDQVHEILGKVAQDRGYKRMYLMVPNYQAGKDSVAGFKLDYKGEIVEESYIPLNTQDFQPELSKISSQKPDALFTFMPGGLGVNLVKQYRQAGLADSIPVLSAFTVDESTLPAQQDAAVGMFGGANWAPNLDNPQNKKFVAAYEAAYNVVPGTYAFQAYDAAMLIDSAVKAVKGDLLNKDAVGAALKKADFTSLRGAFKFNTNGYPIQDFYLTKVAKRADGKFQTEIVQKVFENYGDRYAKDCKAAN